In a genomic window of Diadema setosum chromosome 3, eeDiaSeto1, whole genome shotgun sequence:
- the LOC140246519 gene encoding uncharacterized protein, with protein sequence MATFHQIISQNLECPICLTLFNQPKSLSCSHTFCKDCLQLISQTQSDKEIITCPICRKGTPLPSGDVGKLETNIPLSLLVEEVKITSPTCIVCESAEKPPAVSYCQDCGKYMCKTCEKGHSLWKPLSNHKIVPMSEVLSGKVPLKRRRKCKEHPNDDEECFCTDCQEYVCLRCGMLAHLPAGHQIEAAAIHEQKLIENIKELKKGVKLKKTTFENNIDFIESKRNEIAFMMRKLNDDIDEAYEEYMQLLSAKREELKSQVKQWSEKFEKELQVLEAKGQQKISLMNAMEELVTNGMKVPLEKDALFAHDTLCENLKSFLGRNDPDSQSPRGVSESAKTIAFYRYKKINEPRLGELTKYTWDVKADLMLPRGKFMTCMTRAPDGKMAVGSSSRGIHFYSPNGELLQTVLKDVSVYGIGFLSDGRSVVRGGQHKILLYTPQWEKLDVTFETRRCRRGSSDGNLAVDKDDNIYVCCRESKTIQVFTRQGGKAVRDMTCDGYTPKQLFAFNTKGILLRADPSAVVCLDGNVKQNVLIEKKGRCAYPAVCRDDSVIVAWVKNTDFWTKHVSIDRYTRDLEHVCNLITDFRVQPLLMGYYFLQEFASGEIAFCTGHKLYIFDGNLFELS encoded by the coding sequence ATGGCAACGTTTCATCAGATCATCAGCCAGAATCTGGAGTGTCCTATCTGTCTGACTCTTTTCAACCAACCTAAATCACTGTCATGCTCTCACACGTTCTGCAAAGACTGTCTTCAACTAATATCTCAAACTCAGTCTGACAAGGAAATTATAACATGTCCAATATGCAGGAAAGGAACGCCCCTACCCAGTGGAGATGTGGGTAAGTTGGAAACCAACATACCCTTGAGTCTTCTCGTGGAAGAAGTGAAAATCACGAGTCCAACATGCATAGTTTGTGAGAGTGCCGAAAAACCGCCAGCTGTGTCCTACTGTCAGGACTGTGGGAAATATATGTGTAAAACGTGTGAGAAAGGGCACTCTCTCTGGAAACCGCTCTCCAAccacaaaattgtgcccatgAGCGAGGTGCTCTCGGGAAAAGTTCCGCTTAAGAGGCGAAGGAAATGTAAGGAACATCCTAACGATGATGAGGAGTGTTTTTGTACAGATTGTCAAGAATACGTCTGCCTGAGATGCGGGATGTTAGCACACTTACCAGCAGGACATCAGATCGAAGCGGCAGCTATCCATGAGCAAAAATTGATCGAAAATATCAAGGAGTtgaaaaaaggagtaaaattaaagaaaacaacCTTTGAAAACAACATCGACTTCATAGAGTCAAAGCGAAATGAAATAGCATTCATGATGAGAAAACTCAATGATGACATCGACGAGGCGTATGAGGAATACATGCAGCTATTGTCAGCCAAAAGAGAAGAGctgaaaagtcaagtgaaacaATGGTCTGAAAAATTCGAGAAGGAGCTACAAGTCTTGGAGGCGAAGGGTCAGCAAAAAATCAGTCTCATGAACGCTATGGAAGAGCTGGTAACTAACGGTATGAAGGTACCGCTGGAGAAAGACGCCTTGTTTGCACACGACACGCTGTGTGAAAACTTGAAGAGCTTTCTGGGACGAAATGAtcctgatagtcaatcaccgAGAGGTGTATCCGAGAGTGCTAAGACGATTGCATTCTATAGGTACAAGAAGATCAATGAACCTCGTCTTGGAGAGCTCACAAAATACACGTGGGATGTCAAAGCAGACTTAATGCTCCCGAGAGGAAAATTCATGACCTGTATGACTCGTGCACCAGACGGTAAGATGGCGGTGGGATCGTCTTCACGCGGAATCCATTTCTATTCCCCTAATGGCGAGTTACTGCAGACCGTGCTGAAAGATGTCAGTGTATATGGCATTGGATTCCTGTCTGATGGTCGAAGTGTTGTACGTGGTGGACAGCACAAGATATTACTCTACACTCCGCAGTGGGAGAAACTTGACGTCACGTTCGAGACGAGAAGGTGTAGAAGAGGGTCTTCTGATGGGAATTTAGCTGTGgataaagatgataatatctATGTGTGTTGTAGGGAATCAAAAACGATCCAGGTATTTACAAGACAGGGTGGTAAGGCAGTCAGGGACATGACCTGTGATGGATATACACCAAAGCAACTATTCGCCTTTAACACCAAGGGGATACTGTTACGTGCAGACCCGTCAGCTGTGGTGTGCCTTGATGGTAATGTAAAGCAGAATGTCTTGATAGAGAAGAAGGGTCGATGTGCCTACCCAGCTGTGTGTCGAGATGATTCGGTCATTGTAGCCTGGGTGAAGAACACCGACTTTTGGACGAAGCACGTCAGTATCGATCGATACACGAGAGATTTGGAGCATGTCTGCAATCTTATCACTGATTTTAGAGTACAACCCTTACTCATGGGTTATTACTTTCTACAAGAGTTTGCGAGTGGTGAGATAGCTTTCTGCACTGGACATAAGCTTTACATATTTGATGGGAATTTGTTTGAACTGTCATAG